The following proteins are encoded in a genomic region of Takifugu flavidus isolate HTHZ2018 chromosome 3, ASM371156v2, whole genome shotgun sequence:
- the shroom4 gene encoding protein Shroom4 isoform X4, whose protein sequence is METVEQLVSFHHIQVQLSGGAPWGFTLKGGLEHGEPLIITKIEDGGKAAVCEKLKVGDELININGSTLYGSRQEALILIKGSYRILKLTVRSDFSLQWGQLSRPYSSTDRSSSLGSMESLDTPTPTTQPYSDSCNSPMDPAAFNNKRDSAYSSFSASSNTSDYAMVPLRTEDGCSMDNLLQSLGPSPHGYSGAPTLGGSSVEGTQLLMQKSRSLTRPRPRPVEVKERPSSCCYDNELKGGDFELLRNGESGAEGRKKAPQPPARKDSFRATRSRPNVADKRCVSAPVEIPSVPSYDDGNNPPLNAGIHNGFSGPGDKDRTRDASNSLTNSGFDKDRRSQTPLDHFPDRETASAAHLRSSCSGSLSPEPSLEAQGPQLNIRRAKTNRASVGLHRHSAPEKLLATQLQLLQFASDGSSPEPRGQDDANDGCGRAAQPTGADHQGASHSHLHANKWEGSRSSTPGSVFLEGDEDISSEKVGGLSINGGCHPPVEHQHPWGRSVSVPGDAVDMAAPGRSEIAERDFEPLSSAASMDTLLEEQKAAEREKSQVRKEEGQATVRRSSRSHFRNRRRSERFATNLRNEIQRKKAQLQRSRGPGGLLCSGETVQEEEGPELNEEEADPDPDPGAQAVKVWNAKDVPTPPAAPTENSSIPVQSNQPQTATHPETSGRPRSVQILDPGVPSFGVGIRVVEEPAPAGKARRWRWTPEHKLQPEPEPERRCGLSKVLGVTGSRHGVCAFTSSSYGRSSSCSRMEETDLLPFADRMKFFEETCKSVSASHRQRRPQGQPEVQSGDPGQQQPAQRRYSFQGGGQQESPPSVSTGRDRQEGGEREHLREREERLRERERQEVEAEKERARLRGMQLEREREEKLRRWEEEREREEKLRRWEEEREREEKLRQWEEERERELELERGRETERAREAERARSQREKELQRGRKDWGDEGARLGAGQDFYGDPGITAGTFPNRDASHPLQHHPQAFYRDQTQNQAARSAFHPVNAPLQPPEGRQSPPRGRAATETYPTRQQEMSRLNRKYSLTERDDPGWRREPAPVEGAHQHPQHLPQAQWGPRQHDGYNADRNGHAFAPPPAALSLRGRAMSENDLRFDGSHRWSPSVGASTLSEVEEGAGGVGAGEVGSGAPPGRKKTPPPPRPPPPKWEQFHRRRASHHALFPFSSAAPHSIPHSSSYLPLPEASRQRSHSLPPERPEVSQGCPRCTCSCRHAQDPSPIHSSNQTQPATQDRPLSHIPLSPNQPLVQEVHFGVSPPSPMFSRRAFKPVAPPPVEGATSRREEPQERAEPIPEDVSSFHTSPHQDNVHRKQPAVRPGAERERPPSPRVHSEPPRSPPTENGPVESYFALQQQQLGGFQSVEHPQLPEPGTESETTLSPSPAHSLDADLDIPVETDIDDFPEDDGTPAEGEPITSELPCFALPVTVLETDIDTLADAEGTPLGEEPEGGERRSLEEPEGGERLSLEELFPQSSEGESGTESWRGAEHNTDSLDRRSGASSSCSSYYSTSAAKAQLLTQLKDFADDREKDDDELTYKKQLMESLRKKLGVLREAQRGLQDDIRANAQLGEEVESKVVAACKPNEVDKFRMFIGDLDKVVSLMLSLSGRLLRVETTLDTLDPDTELHERLPLLEKKRQLMRQLSEAQDLKEHVDRREQAVSRVLARCLSLEQHRDYSHFVKMKAALLVEQRQLEDKIRLGEEQLRGLRESLGLGLGLGIGMGISMGYGTY, encoded by the exons ATGGAGACGGTCGAACAACTCGTGTCCTTCCACCACATTCAGGTCCAGTTGAGTGGGGGCGCGCCTTGGGGGTTCACGCTGAAAGGAGGTCTGGAGCACGGCGAGCCGCTCATCATCACCAAA attgAGGACGGCGGGAAGGCGGCCGTGTGCGAGAAGCTAAAGGTGGGCGACGAGCTCATCAACATAAACGGATCCACCCTCTACGGCAGCAGGCAGGAAGCCCTGATCCTCATCAAGGGGTCGTACAGGATCCTGAAGCTCACGGTCAGGAG TGACTTCTCCCTGCAGTGGGGGCAGCTGTCCAGACCGTATTCCTCCACCGACCGCAGCAGCTCCCTGGGCTCCATGGAGAGCTTGGACACGCCCACGCCGACCACGCAGCCATATTCCGACTCCTGCAACTCGCCCATGGACCCCGCGGCCTTCAACAACAAGAGAGACTCCGCCTACAGCTCCTTTTCCGCCAGCTCCAATACGTCCGACTACGCCATGGTGCCGCTCAGGACGGAGGACGGCTGCTCCATGGACAACCTCCTCCAAAGCCTGGGGCCGTCTCCTCATGGGTACTCGGGTGCCCCGACTCTGGGGGGCTCCTCTGTGGAAGGGACCCAGCTTCTCATGCAGAAGTCCAGGTCACTGACCAGGCCGAGGCCGAGGCCCGTCGAGGTGAAGGAGAGGCCCTCTtcctgttgctatgacaacgaGCTGAAGGGAGGAGACTTTGAGCTCCTGAGAAACGGCGAGAGCGGTGCGGAGGGAAGGAAGAAGGCACCCCAGCCTCCAGCCAGGAAGGACAGTTTCAGGGCGACCCGGAGTCGCCCCAATGTTGCGGACAAACGTTGCGTCTCCGCTCCTGTTGAAATTCCCAGCGTCCCCTCGTACGACGATGGAAACAACCCCCCTCTGAATGCTGGAATCCACAACGGGTTCTCTGGCCCGGGAGACAAGGACAGAACTCGGGATGCCTCGAACTCTCTGACGAACAGCGGGTTTGACAAAGACCGCCGCTCCCAAACCCCCTTAGATCACTTTCCCGACCGAGAGACTGCATCCGCAGCCCACctccgctcctcctgctccggATCGTTATCCCCAGAACCTTCGTTAGAAGCTCAAGGGCCGCAGCTCAATATCAGGCGGGCCAAGACCAACAGAGCGTCTGTGGGTCTGCACCGGCACAGTGCGCCCGAGAAGCTCCTCGCCacgcagctccagctgctgcagttcgCTAGCGATGGGTCGTCGCCGGAACCGCGCGGCCAGGATGATGCCAACGACGGCTGCGGCCGTGCGGCGCAACCCACCGGCGCCGACCATCAGGGAGCTTCTCACAGTCACCTTCATGCAAACAAATGGGAAGGCAGCCGCAGCTCGACTCCGGGATCCGTTTTTTTGGAGGGGGATGAGGATATTTCTAGCGAAAAGGTGGGAGGACTGAGCATAAATGGTGGCTGCCACCCTCCCGTGGAACATCAGCACCCTTGGGGTCGCTCCGTGAGCGTCCCGGGGGACGCTGTTGACATGGCGGCCCCGGGGAGATCGGAAATAGCAGAGAGGGACTTTGAGCCTCTTAGCTCTGCCGCTAGCATGGACACTTtactggaggagcagaaagcagcagagagagaaaagagtcAAGTtaggaaggaggaaggacaggCAACTGTTAGGAGGTCCTCCAGAAGCCATTTCCGCAACCGGCGCCGGAGCGAGAGGTTCGCCACCAACCTCCGCAATGAGATCCAGAGGAAAAAGGCCCAGCTTCAGAGGAGCCGTGGTCCCGGAGGGCTGCTTTGTAGTGGGgagactgtccaggaggaagaaGGTCCAGAACTCaatgaggaggaggcagatcctgaccctgatcctggaGCGCAGGCTGTTAAGGTTTGGAACGCTAAAGACGTGCCGACTCCACCTGCTGCCCCCACGGAGAACTCCAGCATCCCGGTCCAATCGAACCAGCCTCAGACGGCGACGCACCCTGAAACCTCCGGCCGGCCCAGATCTGTTCAGATCCTGGACCCAGGCGTGCCGAGCTTCGGTGTCGGAATCAGAGTGGTGGAGGAACCGGCTCCTGCCGGCAAAGCTCGAAGGTGGCGCTGGACCCCCGAGCACAAACTACAGCCAGAACCCGAACCGGAGCGACGGTGTGGGCTCAGTAAGGTCCTGGGGGTGACGGGGTCGCGGCACGGGGTTTGTGCCTTCACCTCCTCGTCGTACggccgctcctcttcctgctccaggaTGGAAGAGACGGACCTCCTTCCATTCGCCGACCGGATGAAATTTTTTGAGGAGACGTGTAAGAGTGTGTCTGCCAGTCACAGGCAGAGGAGACCCCAAGGCCAACCGGAGGTCCAGTCCGGAGACCctggccagcagcagcctgcccaGAGGAGATACTCTTTTCAGGGGGGGGGTCAACAAGAAAGCCCCCCATCTGTGAGTACTGGCAGGGATCggcaggaggggggagaaagggaaCACTTGAGGGAACGTGAAGAGAGgttgagagagagggagaggcaggaggTGGAAGCGGAGAAGGAGAGGGCGAGGCTGAGGGGGATGCAGCTGGaaagggagcgggaggagaagTTGAGGCgatgggaggaggaaagggagcgggaggagaagTTGAGGCgatgggaggaggaaagggagcgggaggagaagTTGAGGCaatgggaggaggaaagggagcgGGAGCTGGAGTTGGAGCGGGGAAGGGAGACGGAGAGGGCCAGAGAGGCCGAACGTGCCAGGAGCCAAagggagaaggagctgcagagggggaggaaggattGGGGGGATGAAGGCGCGAGGCTCGGCGCGGGTCAGGACTTTTACGGGGATCCTGGAATCACAGCGGGAACGTTCCCTAACCGGGACGCGTCGCACCCCCTCCAGCATCATCCCCAGGCGTTCTATCGCGACCAAACCCAGAACCAGGCGGCGCGGTCCGCCTTTCATCCTGTCAACGCCCCCCTTCAGCCCCCAGAGGGCCGGCAGAGTCCTCCACGGGGCCGCGCGGCCACAGAG ACGTATCCCACCCGgcaacaggaaatgagcaggcTGAACAGGAAGTACAGCCTGACCGAGAG GGACGACCCGGGATGGAGACGGGAGCCCGCGCCTGTAGAGGGCGCTCATCAGCACCCCCAGCACCTGCCGCAGGCCCAGTGGGGACCCAGGCAACACGACGGCTACAACGCCGACCGAAACGGACACGCTTTTGCTCCTCCGCCGGCCGCCCTCTCGCTCCGGGGGCGGGCCATGTCCGAAAACGACCTCCGCTTCGACGGCAGCCACCGCTGGTCCCCGTCCGTCGGCGCCTCGACGCTGAgcgaggtggaggaaggagccgGCGGCGTCGGGGCGGGAGAGGTCGGCAGCGGCGCTCCTCCCGGCAGGAAGAAGACGCCGCCTCCTCCGAGGCCACCCCCACCAAAGTGGGAGCAGTTCCACCGCAGGAGGGCGTCTCACCACGCCCTCTTTCCCTTCTCTTCCGCTGCTCCTCACTCCATCCCTCACTCCTCTTCATACCTCCCCCTGCCTGAAGCGTCCAGACAGAGGTCCCACAGCCTCCCCCCGGAGAGGCCGGAGGTGTCCCAGGGTTGCCCGCGCTGcacctgcagctgccgccaTGCTCAGGACCCCTCGCCCATCCACTCGTCCAATCAGACCCAGCCAGCCACGCAGGACCGCCCCCTTTCCCATATTCCGTTAAGTCCGAACCAGCCGCTGGTTCAAGAAGTGCACTTCGGAGTCTCTCCACCCAGTCCGATGTTCTCTAGGAGGGCTTTCAAACCAGTGGCTCCGCCCCCAGTGGAGGGGGCGACAAGTAGGCGCGAGGAGCCACAGGAAAGGGCGGAGCCTATTCCGGAGGACGTGAGCAG TTTCCACACAAGCCCTCATCAGGACAATGTCCACAGGAAGCAGCCCGCCGTGAGACCAGGAGCCGAACGGGAGAGGCCTCCATCTCCCAGAGTTCATAGCGAGCCCCCACGGTCACCGCCCACAGAGAACGGGCCCGTCGAGTCCTACTTtgctcttcagcagcagcagctcggcggCTTCCAGAGCGTCGAGCACCCACAGCTGCCGGAACCGGGGACGGAATCGGAGACGACCCTGAGCCCCAGCCCGGCGCACAGCCTGGACGCGGACCTGGACATCCCCGTGGAAACGGACATCGACGACTTCCCAGAGGACGACGGGACCCCGGCGGAGGGCGAGCCCATCACCAGCGAGCTGCCCTGCTTCGCGTTGCCGGTCACGGTCCTGGAGACGGACATCGACACCTTAGCGGACGCCGAGGGGACCCCGCTGGGGGAGGAGCCGGAGGGCGGGGAGAGGCGGAGCCTGGAGGAGCCGGAGGGCGGGGAGAGgctgagcctggaggagctgttCCCCCAGAGCAGCGAGGGGGAGTCGGGCACGGAGAGCTGGAGGGGGGCGGAGCACAACACGGACAGCTTGGACAG GCGCTCCGGcgccagctccagctgctcctcctacTACAGCACTTCGGCGGCGAAGGCCCAGCTCCTGACGCAGCTGAAGGACTTCGCCGACGACAGGGAGAAGGACGACGACGAGCTGACCTACAAG AAACAGTTGATGGAGAGTCTCCGTAAGAAGCTGGGCGTGCTGAGGGAGGCCCAGCGGGGTCTGCAGGACGACATCCGGGCCAACGCCCAGCTGGGCGAGGAG GTGGAGAGCAAGGTGGTGGCCGCGTGCAAACCCAACGAGGTGGACAAGTTCCGCATGTTCATCGGCGACCTGGACAAGGTGGTGAGCCTGATGCTGTCGCTGTCCGGGAGGCTGCTGAGGGTGGAGACCACGCTGGACACCCTGGACCCGGACACGGAGCTCCACGAGAGG ctccccctgctggagaagaagcgTCAGCTCATGAGGCAGCTGTCTGAGGCTCAGGACCTGAAGGAGCACGTGGACCGCAGAGAGCAGGCGGTCAGCCGGGTGCTGGCCCGCTGCCTCTCCCTGGAGCAGCACCGAGACTACAG CCACTTTGTGAAGATGAAGGCCGCCCTGTTGGTGGAGCAGCGGCAGCTGGAGGACAAGATCCGCCTgggggaggagcagctgaggggcCTGAGGGAGAgtctggggctggggctggggctggggataGGTATGGGAATATCCATGGGATACGGAACGTACTGA
- the shroom4 gene encoding protein Shroom4 isoform X5, translated as MQLHPGPYTLPWHTTDNSDFSLQWGQLSRPYSSTDRSSSLGSMESLDTPTPTTQPYSDSCNSPMDPAAFNNKRDSAYSSFSASSNTSDYAMVPLRTEDGCSMDNLLQSLGPSPHGYSGAPTLGGSSVEGTQLLMQKSRSLTRPRPRPVEVKERPSSCCYDNELKGGDFELLRNGESGAEGRKKAPQPPARKDSFRATRSRPNVADKRCVSAPVEIPSVPSYDDGNNPPLNAGIHNGFSGPGDKDRTRDASNSLTNSGFDKDRRSQTPLDHFPDRETASAAHLRSSCSGSLSPEPSLEAQGPQLNIRRAKTNRASVGLHRHSAPEKLLATQLQLLQFASDGSSPEPRGQDDANDGCGRAAQPTGADHQGASHSHLHANKWEGSRSSTPGSVFLEGDEDISSEKVGGLSINGGCHPPVEHQHPWGRSVSVPGDAVDMAAPGRSEIAERDFEPLSSAASMDTLLEEQKAAEREKSQVRKEEGQATVRRSSRSHFRNRRRSERFATNLRNEIQRKKAQLQRSRGPGGLLCSGETVQEEEGPELNEEEADPDPDPGAQAVKVWNAKDVPTPPAAPTENSSIPVQSNQPQTATHPETSGRPRSVQILDPGVPSFGVGIRVVEEPAPAGKARRWRWTPEHKLQPEPEPERRCGLSKVLGVTGSRHGVCAFTSSSYGRSSSCSRMEETDLLPFADRMKFFEETCKSVSASHRQRRPQGQPEVQSGDPGQQQPAQRRYSFQGGGQQESPPSVSTGRDRQEGGEREHLREREERLRERERQEVEAEKERARLRGMQLEREREEKLRRWEEEREREEKLRRWEEEREREEKLRQWEEERERELELERGRETERAREAERARSQREKELQRGRKDWGDEGARLGAGQDFYGDPGITAGTFPNRDASHPLQHHPQAFYRDQTQNQAARSAFHPVNAPLQPPEGRQSPPRGRAATETYPTRQQEMSRLNRKYSLTERDDPGWRREPAPVEGAHQHPQHLPQAQWGPRQHDGYNADRNGHAFAPPPAALSLRGRAMSENDLRFDGSHRWSPSVGASTLSEVEEGAGGVGAGEVGSGAPPGRKKTPPPPRPPPPKWEQFHRRRASHHALFPFSSAAPHSIPHSSSYLPLPEASRQRSHSLPPERPEVSQGCPRCTCSCRHAQDPSPIHSSNQTQPATQDRPLSHIPLSPNQPLVQEVHFGVSPPSPMFSRRAFKPVAPPPVEGATSRREEPQERAEPIPEDVSSFHTSPHQDNVHRKQPAVRPGAERERPPSPRVHSEPPRSPPTENGPVESYFALQQQQLGGFQSVEHPQLPEPGTESETTLSPSPAHSLDADLDIPVETDIDDFPEDDGTPAEGEPITSELPCFALPVTVLETDIDTLADAEGTPLGEEPEGGERRSLEEPEGGERLSLEELFPQSSEGESGTESWRGAEHNTDSLDRRSGASSSCSSYYSTSAAKAQLLTQLKDFADDREKDDDELTYKKQLMESLRKKLGVLREAQRGLQDDIRANAQLGEEVESKVVAACKPNEVDKFRMFIGDLDKVVSLMLSLSGRLLRVETTLDTLDPDTELHERLPLLEKKRQLMRQLSEAQDLKEHVDRREQAVSRVLARCLSLEQHRDYSHFVKMKAALLVEQRQLEDKIRLGEEQLRGLRESLGLGLGLGIGMGISMGYGTY; from the exons ATGCAGCTCCACCCCGGACCGTACACCCTACCCTGGCACACGACTGACAATAG TGACTTCTCCCTGCAGTGGGGGCAGCTGTCCAGACCGTATTCCTCCACCGACCGCAGCAGCTCCCTGGGCTCCATGGAGAGCTTGGACACGCCCACGCCGACCACGCAGCCATATTCCGACTCCTGCAACTCGCCCATGGACCCCGCGGCCTTCAACAACAAGAGAGACTCCGCCTACAGCTCCTTTTCCGCCAGCTCCAATACGTCCGACTACGCCATGGTGCCGCTCAGGACGGAGGACGGCTGCTCCATGGACAACCTCCTCCAAAGCCTGGGGCCGTCTCCTCATGGGTACTCGGGTGCCCCGACTCTGGGGGGCTCCTCTGTGGAAGGGACCCAGCTTCTCATGCAGAAGTCCAGGTCACTGACCAGGCCGAGGCCGAGGCCCGTCGAGGTGAAGGAGAGGCCCTCTtcctgttgctatgacaacgaGCTGAAGGGAGGAGACTTTGAGCTCCTGAGAAACGGCGAGAGCGGTGCGGAGGGAAGGAAGAAGGCACCCCAGCCTCCAGCCAGGAAGGACAGTTTCAGGGCGACCCGGAGTCGCCCCAATGTTGCGGACAAACGTTGCGTCTCCGCTCCTGTTGAAATTCCCAGCGTCCCCTCGTACGACGATGGAAACAACCCCCCTCTGAATGCTGGAATCCACAACGGGTTCTCTGGCCCGGGAGACAAGGACAGAACTCGGGATGCCTCGAACTCTCTGACGAACAGCGGGTTTGACAAAGACCGCCGCTCCCAAACCCCCTTAGATCACTTTCCCGACCGAGAGACTGCATCCGCAGCCCACctccgctcctcctgctccggATCGTTATCCCCAGAACCTTCGTTAGAAGCTCAAGGGCCGCAGCTCAATATCAGGCGGGCCAAGACCAACAGAGCGTCTGTGGGTCTGCACCGGCACAGTGCGCCCGAGAAGCTCCTCGCCacgcagctccagctgctgcagttcgCTAGCGATGGGTCGTCGCCGGAACCGCGCGGCCAGGATGATGCCAACGACGGCTGCGGCCGTGCGGCGCAACCCACCGGCGCCGACCATCAGGGAGCTTCTCACAGTCACCTTCATGCAAACAAATGGGAAGGCAGCCGCAGCTCGACTCCGGGATCCGTTTTTTTGGAGGGGGATGAGGATATTTCTAGCGAAAAGGTGGGAGGACTGAGCATAAATGGTGGCTGCCACCCTCCCGTGGAACATCAGCACCCTTGGGGTCGCTCCGTGAGCGTCCCGGGGGACGCTGTTGACATGGCGGCCCCGGGGAGATCGGAAATAGCAGAGAGGGACTTTGAGCCTCTTAGCTCTGCCGCTAGCATGGACACTTtactggaggagcagaaagcagcagagagagaaaagagtcAAGTtaggaaggaggaaggacaggCAACTGTTAGGAGGTCCTCCAGAAGCCATTTCCGCAACCGGCGCCGGAGCGAGAGGTTCGCCACCAACCTCCGCAATGAGATCCAGAGGAAAAAGGCCCAGCTTCAGAGGAGCCGTGGTCCCGGAGGGCTGCTTTGTAGTGGGgagactgtccaggaggaagaaGGTCCAGAACTCaatgaggaggaggcagatcctgaccctgatcctggaGCGCAGGCTGTTAAGGTTTGGAACGCTAAAGACGTGCCGACTCCACCTGCTGCCCCCACGGAGAACTCCAGCATCCCGGTCCAATCGAACCAGCCTCAGACGGCGACGCACCCTGAAACCTCCGGCCGGCCCAGATCTGTTCAGATCCTGGACCCAGGCGTGCCGAGCTTCGGTGTCGGAATCAGAGTGGTGGAGGAACCGGCTCCTGCCGGCAAAGCTCGAAGGTGGCGCTGGACCCCCGAGCACAAACTACAGCCAGAACCCGAACCGGAGCGACGGTGTGGGCTCAGTAAGGTCCTGGGGGTGACGGGGTCGCGGCACGGGGTTTGTGCCTTCACCTCCTCGTCGTACggccgctcctcttcctgctccaggaTGGAAGAGACGGACCTCCTTCCATTCGCCGACCGGATGAAATTTTTTGAGGAGACGTGTAAGAGTGTGTCTGCCAGTCACAGGCAGAGGAGACCCCAAGGCCAACCGGAGGTCCAGTCCGGAGACCctggccagcagcagcctgcccaGAGGAGATACTCTTTTCAGGGGGGGGGTCAACAAGAAAGCCCCCCATCTGTGAGTACTGGCAGGGATCggcaggaggggggagaaagggaaCACTTGAGGGAACGTGAAGAGAGgttgagagagagggagaggcaggaggTGGAAGCGGAGAAGGAGAGGGCGAGGCTGAGGGGGATGCAGCTGGaaagggagcgggaggagaagTTGAGGCgatgggaggaggaaagggagcgggaggagaagTTGAGGCgatgggaggaggaaagggagcgggaggagaagTTGAGGCaatgggaggaggaaagggagcgGGAGCTGGAGTTGGAGCGGGGAAGGGAGACGGAGAGGGCCAGAGAGGCCGAACGTGCCAGGAGCCAAagggagaaggagctgcagagggggaggaaggattGGGGGGATGAAGGCGCGAGGCTCGGCGCGGGTCAGGACTTTTACGGGGATCCTGGAATCACAGCGGGAACGTTCCCTAACCGGGACGCGTCGCACCCCCTCCAGCATCATCCCCAGGCGTTCTATCGCGACCAAACCCAGAACCAGGCGGCGCGGTCCGCCTTTCATCCTGTCAACGCCCCCCTTCAGCCCCCAGAGGGCCGGCAGAGTCCTCCACGGGGCCGCGCGGCCACAGAG ACGTATCCCACCCGgcaacaggaaatgagcaggcTGAACAGGAAGTACAGCCTGACCGAGAG GGACGACCCGGGATGGAGACGGGAGCCCGCGCCTGTAGAGGGCGCTCATCAGCACCCCCAGCACCTGCCGCAGGCCCAGTGGGGACCCAGGCAACACGACGGCTACAACGCCGACCGAAACGGACACGCTTTTGCTCCTCCGCCGGCCGCCCTCTCGCTCCGGGGGCGGGCCATGTCCGAAAACGACCTCCGCTTCGACGGCAGCCACCGCTGGTCCCCGTCCGTCGGCGCCTCGACGCTGAgcgaggtggaggaaggagccgGCGGCGTCGGGGCGGGAGAGGTCGGCAGCGGCGCTCCTCCCGGCAGGAAGAAGACGCCGCCTCCTCCGAGGCCACCCCCACCAAAGTGGGAGCAGTTCCACCGCAGGAGGGCGTCTCACCACGCCCTCTTTCCCTTCTCTTCCGCTGCTCCTCACTCCATCCCTCACTCCTCTTCATACCTCCCCCTGCCTGAAGCGTCCAGACAGAGGTCCCACAGCCTCCCCCCGGAGAGGCCGGAGGTGTCCCAGGGTTGCCCGCGCTGcacctgcagctgccgccaTGCTCAGGACCCCTCGCCCATCCACTCGTCCAATCAGACCCAGCCAGCCACGCAGGACCGCCCCCTTTCCCATATTCCGTTAAGTCCGAACCAGCCGCTGGTTCAAGAAGTGCACTTCGGAGTCTCTCCACCCAGTCCGATGTTCTCTAGGAGGGCTTTCAAACCAGTGGCTCCGCCCCCAGTGGAGGGGGCGACAAGTAGGCGCGAGGAGCCACAGGAAAGGGCGGAGCCTATTCCGGAGGACGTGAGCAG TTTCCACACAAGCCCTCATCAGGACAATGTCCACAGGAAGCAGCCCGCCGTGAGACCAGGAGCCGAACGGGAGAGGCCTCCATCTCCCAGAGTTCATAGCGAGCCCCCACGGTCACCGCCCACAGAGAACGGGCCCGTCGAGTCCTACTTtgctcttcagcagcagcagctcggcggCTTCCAGAGCGTCGAGCACCCACAGCTGCCGGAACCGGGGACGGAATCGGAGACGACCCTGAGCCCCAGCCCGGCGCACAGCCTGGACGCGGACCTGGACATCCCCGTGGAAACGGACATCGACGACTTCCCAGAGGACGACGGGACCCCGGCGGAGGGCGAGCCCATCACCAGCGAGCTGCCCTGCTTCGCGTTGCCGGTCACGGTCCTGGAGACGGACATCGACACCTTAGCGGACGCCGAGGGGACCCCGCTGGGGGAGGAGCCGGAGGGCGGGGAGAGGCGGAGCCTGGAGGAGCCGGAGGGCGGGGAGAGgctgagcctggaggagctgttCCCCCAGAGCAGCGAGGGGGAGTCGGGCACGGAGAGCTGGAGGGGGGCGGAGCACAACACGGACAGCTTGGACAG GCGCTCCGGcgccagctccagctgctcctcctacTACAGCACTTCGGCGGCGAAGGCCCAGCTCCTGACGCAGCTGAAGGACTTCGCCGACGACAGGGAGAAGGACGACGACGAGCTGACCTACAAG AAACAGTTGATGGAGAGTCTCCGTAAGAAGCTGGGCGTGCTGAGGGAGGCCCAGCGGGGTCTGCAGGACGACATCCGGGCCAACGCCCAGCTGGGCGAGGAG GTGGAGAGCAAGGTGGTGGCCGCGTGCAAACCCAACGAGGTGGACAAGTTCCGCATGTTCATCGGCGACCTGGACAAGGTGGTGAGCCTGATGCTGTCGCTGTCCGGGAGGCTGCTGAGGGTGGAGACCACGCTGGACACCCTGGACCCGGACACGGAGCTCCACGAGAGG ctccccctgctggagaagaagcgTCAGCTCATGAGGCAGCTGTCTGAGGCTCAGGACCTGAAGGAGCACGTGGACCGCAGAGAGCAGGCGGTCAGCCGGGTGCTGGCCCGCTGCCTCTCCCTGGAGCAGCACCGAGACTACAG CCACTTTGTGAAGATGAAGGCCGCCCTGTTGGTGGAGCAGCGGCAGCTGGAGGACAAGATCCGCCTgggggaggagcagctgaggggcCTGAGGGAGAgtctggggctggggctggggctggggataGGTATGGGAATATCCATGGGATACGGAACGTACTGA